The following coding sequences are from one Eucalyptus grandis isolate ANBG69807.140 chromosome 11, ASM1654582v1, whole genome shotgun sequence window:
- the LOC120289509 gene encoding uncharacterized protein LOC120289509, with protein MKRNAEKKLEQPWSSTPARTPSAPRRPRASPLALPAHISISLLHSLAVQHPYKLKTDEASSSLRPHRHAPQPKSLSPLAVSRSAAASTRPRLADAQLRLSLGPCVPRVAGARLHRREPPCTPASARRDSLSPSRPLLTSTGAGSTLPRPQTAMDSSWKKWVPGGRSGHITLVDLRSCQGEVIKIGESVKLVSRRTIPF; from the exons atgaaaagaaatgcaGAGAAGAAGCTGGAGCAGCCATGGTCGTCCACCCCCGCTCGCACGCCGTCTGCCCCACGCCGCCCGCGTGCCTCACCGCTCGCCCTACCTGCTCacatctccatctctctcctccattccCTTGCTGTTCAACACCCCTACAAGTTAAAGACCGACGAAGCCAGCTCGTCGTTGAGGCCTCACCGCCACGCACCGCAGCCAAAGTCACTGTCGCCGCTCGCCGTCTCGCGCTCCGCCGCTGCCAGCACTCGCCCACGCTTGGCCGACGCCCAATTGCGTCTCAGCCTCGGTCCATGCGTTCCAAGAGTCGCCGGAGCTCGTCTCCACCGCCGTGAGCCGCCGTGTACCCCCGCCTCAGCCCGCCGAGACTCCCTTAGCCCCTCTCGACCCTTGCTCACCTCAACCGGCGCTGGATCTACCCTTCCTCGGCCTCAAACCGCGATGGACAGCAGCTGGAAAAAATGG gtccctggtggacggagtgGGCATATAACTTTGGTTGACTTGAGAAGTTGTCAAGGTGAAGTCATAAAGATTGGAGAAAGTGTCAAACTTGTAagtcgtaggacaattcctttttaa